One Centroberyx gerrardi isolate f3 chromosome 6, fCenGer3.hap1.cur.20231027, whole genome shotgun sequence genomic region harbors:
- the LOC139931349 gene encoding nucleotidyltransferase MB21D2 has product MAAPALSSRAGSVGSLGNSPTATPSASGSGGRALHGLPELDFRSGARMEDLNRLIQEFSKHDQREYDDQRALEIHTAKDFIFSMLGMVQKLDQKLPVANEYLLLSGGVREGVVDMDLDELSVYARGTDYDMDFTLLVPALKLHDRNQPVTLDMRHSALCHSWLSLRLFDEGTINKWKDCCTIVDHINGATNYFFSPTLVADWFYQSISLVLLEVQKKPQRGMPRVEKVERNGTIISVILGVGSSRMLYDIVPVVSFKGWPAVAQSWLMENHFWDGKITEEEVISGFYLVPACSFKGRKENEWRLSFARSEVQLKKCISSSLMQAYQACKAIIIKLLSRPKAISPYHLRSMMLWACDRLPANYLAQDDFSAHFLLGLIDDLQHCLVNKMCPNYFIPQCNMLEHLSDETAVLHARKLSSVRSDPAEHLRTTIEHAKAANRLTMELQWRGSANNLPSPQSDAGGENQPDDRLAKKLQQLVTENPGKSISVFINPDDVTRPHFRIDDKFF; this is encoded by the exons ATGGCGGCCCCTGCTCTCTCCAGTCGGGCTGGGTCGGTGGGCAGCCTGGGGAACAGCCCCACCGCCACCCCCAGCGCCTCGGGCAGCGGCGGCAGAGCGCTGCACGGCCTGCCGGAGCTCGACTTCAGGTCCGGGGCGCGGATGGAGGACCTGAACCGGCTCATCCAGGAATTCAGCAAGCACGACCAGCGCGAGTACGACGACCAGCGGGCTCTGGAGATCCACACGGCCAAGGACTTCATCTTCTCCATGCTGG GTATGGTCCAGAAGTTGGACCAGAAGCTGCCGGTGGCCAACGAGTACCTGCTGCTGTCGGGGGGGGTTCGGGAGGGCGTGGTGGACATGGACCTGGACGAGCTGAGCGTCTACGCCCGCGGCACCGACTACGACATGGACTTCACCCTGCTGGTCCCGGCGCTCAAACTCCACGACCGCAACCAACCGGTGACGCTGGACATGAGGCACTCGGCGCTCTGCCACTCCTGGCTCAGCCTCCGCCTGTTCGACGAAGGAACCATCAACAAGTGGAAGGACTGCTGCACCATCGTCGACCACATCAACGGAGCCACCAACTACTTCTTCTCGCCGACGCTGGTGGCCGACTGGTTCTACCAGTCCATCTCCCTGGTGCTGCTGGAGGTGCAGAAGAAGCCGCAGAGAGGGATGCCGAGGgtggagaaggtggagaggaaCGGCACCATCATCTCGGTCATCCTGGGCGTGGGCAGCAGCCGCATGCTGTACGACATCGTCCCGGTGGTTTCCTTCAAAGGCTGGCCGGCCGTGGCTCAGAGCTGGCTGATGGAAAACCACTTCTGGGACGGGAAGATCACCGAAGAGGAGGTGATCAGCGGCTTCTACCTCGTCCCCGCCTGTTCCTTCAAGGGCCGCAAGGAGAACGAGTGGCGCCTGTCGTTCGCCCGCAGCGAGGTGCAGCTGAAGAAGTGCATCTCGTCCAGCCTGATGCAGGCCTACCAGGCCTGTAAGGCCATCATCATCAAGCTGCTGTCGCGGCCCAAAGCCATCAGCCCCTACCACCTGCGCAGCATGATGCTGTGGGCCTGCGACCGCCTCCCCGCCAACTACCTGGCCCAGGACGACTTCTCCGCCCACTTCCTGCTGGGCCTGATCGACGACCTGCAGCACTGCCTCGTCAACAAGATGTGTCCGAATTACTTCATCCCGCAATGCAACATGCTGGAGCACCTGTCGGACGAGACGGCCGTGCTGCACGCCCGCAAACTGTCCTCGGTGCGCTCCGACCCGGCCGAGCATCTGCGCACCACCATCGAGCACGCCAAGGCCGCCAACAGGCTGACCATGGAACTGCAGTGGCGAGGCAGCGCCAACAACCTGCCGTCGCCGCAGTCCGACGCCGGCGGGGAAAACCAGCCAGACGACCGGCTGGCCaagaagctgcagcagctggtcaCAGAGAACCCTGGGAAATCCATCTCCGTCTTCATCAACCCGGACGACGTCACGCGACCGCACTTCCGCATCGACGACAAGTTC
- the cldn15lb gene encoding claudin 15-like b codes for MALALQVLGLVLGVLAWCLQSSCTSSQLWKVRSQADSVGSGLWQFEGLWMSCAASSAGSVQCNRYKTLLGLPAHIQACRALMILSLLLGLASIIVSVLGLKCTKIGRTSDQAKGKIALTGGSLFILSGLCTLTAVSWYAARVVQNFYDPYYGGVRFELGTGLYLGWAAACLAILGGSLLCCSCRRGPAAPPAGQYSYNYSTTGQGQKIYRAAPVSESGSSKAYV; via the exons ATGGCCCTGGCCCTGCAGGTTCTGGGTCTGGTGCTGGGTGTCCTGGCCTGGTGCCTGCAGTCCAGCTGCACCAGCTCCCAGCTGTGGAAGGTGCGGAGCCAGGCGGACTCGGTGGGCAGCGGCCTGTGGCAGTTCGAGGGCCTGTGGATGAGCTGCGCCGCCTCGTCCGCCGGGTCGGTCCAGTGCAACAGGTACAAGACGCTGCTGGGGCTGCCAG CTCACATCCAGGCCTGCAGGGCTCTGATGATCCTGTCCCTGCTGCTGGGCCTGGCCTCCATCATCGTCTCTGTTCTGGGACTCAAATGCACCAAGATCGGCAGAACCTCGGACCAGGCCAAAGGGAAGATCGCCCTGACCGGTGGGAGCCTGTTCATCCTGTCAG GTCTCTGCACCCTGACAGCAGTGTCCTGGTACGCCGCCCGGGTCGTCCAGAACTTCTACGACCCGTACTACGGAGGAGTCAG GTTTGAGCTGGGTACTGGTCTGTATCTGGGCTGGGCCGCTGCCTGTCTGGCCATACTGGGaggctctctgctctgctgctcctgcaggAGAGGCCCGGCGGCGCCCCCCGCAGG GCAGTATTCATACAACTACTCCACAACGGGACAAGGACAGAAGATCTACAGAGCGGCTCCTGTGTCAGAGTCTGGCAGCTCCAAAGCTTATGTTTAA
- the parlb gene encoding presenilin-associated rhomboid-like protein, mitochondrial: protein MAWRGCVLRLARGETLTCCGRGNRLSPGLQQRCGFRKAAKKAEPKRAEEELSPPRAEPPPPSWDAATPPASPRNFSRLLKPLVFTVGFTGCSFGSAAIWQYESLKSRVQSYFDEVRADWLEKLRPQKQGDFRKEINQWWNSLSEGQRTVSGIIAANVVVFCCWRVPSLQRSMIKYFTSNPASKPLCSPMLLSTFSHFSFFHMAANMYVLWSFSSSAVSMLGREQFLAVYLSAGVISSLVSYVCKTATGRFGPSLGASGAIMTVLAAVCTKMPEAKLAIIFLPMYTFTASNALKAIVAMDTAGVVLGWRFFDHAAHLGGAMFGIWYILFGHELIWKNREPFVKVWHDLRTRGGGRGGRGHRLHVGLKPPDSREENKLHV from the exons ATGGCGTGGAGGGGCTGTGTGTTGAGACTGGCCCGGGGAGAGACGTTAACCTGCTGCGGGAGAGGAAACAG GTTGAGCCCCGGCCTCCAGCAGCGCTGCGGCTTCAGGAAAGCGGCGAAGAAGGCGGAGCCGAAGCgggcggaggaggagctgagCCCCCCTCGAGCCGagccgccccccccctcctgggACGCCGCGACTCCGCCCGCCTCGCCGCGCAACTTCAGCCGGCTGCTGAAGCCTCTGGTCTTCACTGTGGGG TTTACAGGCTGCTCGTTCGGCTCGGCGGCCATCTGGCAGTACGAGTCTCTGAAGTCGCGGGTGCAGAGCTACTTCGACGAGGTGAGAGCCGATTGGCTGGAGAAGCTGCGACCTCAGAAACAAGGAGACTTCCGCAAAGAG ATCAACCAATGGTGGAACAGCTTGAGCGAGGGCCAGCGGACGGTCTCAG GGATCATTGCTGCGAACGTGGTGGTGTTCTGCTGCTGGAGAGTGCCGTCGCTGCAGCGCTCCATGATCAAATACTTCACCTCCAACCCCGCCTCCA AGCCGCTCTGCTCCCCCATGCTGCTCTCCACCTTCAGCCACTTCTCCTTCTTCCACATGGCGGCCAACATGTACGTCCTGTGGAGCTTCTCCAGCAGCGCCGTGTCCATGCTGGGCAGAGAGCAGTTCCTggctgtctacctgtctgcag GTGTGATCTCCTCGCTGGTCAGTTACGTGTGTAAGACGGCGACCGGACGCTTCGGCCCCTCGCTCGGAGCG tctggaGCCATCATGACGGTCCTGGCTGCTGTCTGCACCAAGATGCCAGAAGCTAAACTGGCGATCATCTTCCTGCCCATGTACACCTTCACTGCCAGCAAC gctcTGAAAGCCATTGTTGCCATGGATACGGCCGGTGTGGTGTTGGGCTGGAGGTTTTTCGATCACGCCGCTCATCTGGGAGGAGCCATGTTCGGCAT ctgGTACATCCTGTTCGGTCACGAGCTGATCTGGAAGAACCGGGAACCCTTCGTTAAGGTTTGGCACGACCTGCGAACCcgcgggggggggcggggggggcgggggcacCGGCTCCATGTAGGACTAAAACCTCCGGACTCACGGGAAGAAAACAAACTCCATGTATAA